In Carya illinoinensis cultivar Pawnee chromosome 9, C.illinoinensisPawnee_v1, whole genome shotgun sequence, the following are encoded in one genomic region:
- the LOC122276194 gene encoding xylan glycosyltransferase MUCI21-like: MTAHRIFRCDRSSIRSDICIMEGDVRTHPASSSVFLYFSRETNGLVNYGKEEGDEEFRHEKIRPYTRKWETCVMDAIGELGLIAKRVNSGITRHRCDVWHDVPAVLFSTGGFTGNVYHEFNDGILPLYITSQHFNRKVVFVITEYHKWWILKYRDVLSQLSDYPAIDFNGEKRTHCFPEAIVGLRIHDELTVDSSLMEGNKSISDFRNLLDQAYWPQIRGLIQDEEREAQEKLKRKLSLFPISLETSIKVEKEVQEDRSEKPKLLILSRNGSRAIINENLLVKMLEEIGFGVTVLRPDPTTELAMIYRTLNSNHVMVGVHGAAMTHFLFMRPGSVLIQVIPLGTMWAAETYFGEPARKFGLKYIGYEIVPKESSLYDKYDANDPVLRDPDSVNKKGWQYTKDIYLEGQNVRLDLRRFRKRLVRAYYYNNIAKMNGRVHLQSQYT, from the exons atgactgcacatagaatttttcgtTGTGATAGAAGCAGTATTCGTTCTGACATATGCATCATGGAAGGGGATGTAAGAACACACCCTGCTTCCTCTTCAGTCTTCCTTTATTTCTCAAGAGAGACAAATGGTCTCGTTAATTATGGTAAAGAAGAGGGAGATGAGGAATTCCGACACGAAAAAATCAGACCCTATACACGGAAATGGGAAACATGTGTCATGGACGCTATCGGTGAATTAGGACTTATTGCAAAGAGAGTGAATTCTGGTATAACCAGACATCGTTGTGATGTCTGGCATGATGTTCCGGCTGTGTTATTCTCGACTGGAGGATTTACAGGCAATGTTTATCACGAATTCAATGATGGGATTCTGCCATTGTACATTACTTCACAGCATTTCAACAGGAAGGTTGTGTTTGTCATCACTGAATATCATAAGTGGTGGATTCTAAAGTACAGGGATGTGCTTTCTCAACTCTCTGATTATCCAGCAATAGATTTTAATGGTGAAAAGAGAACTCATTGCTTCCCAGAAGCCATTGTTGGTCTGAGAATCCATGACGAGCTTACCGTGGATTCTTCGTTGATGGAGGGGAATAAGAGCATTAGTGATTTTCGAAATCTTTTGGACCAAGCTTACTGGCCTCAAATCAGGGGTTTGATCCAAGATGAGGAACGAGAAGCGCAAGAGAAACTGAAACGCAAGCTTTCTTTGTTCCCCATATCATTAGAAACCTCGATAAAAGTGGAAAAGGAAGTGCAAGAGGATCGATCAGAGAAGCCTAAATTACTGATTTTGTCGCGGAATGGGTCCAGAGCGATAATCAATGA G AATTTGTTGGTGAAAATGTTGGAGGAAATCGGGTTTGGAGTCACAGTGTTGAGGCCTGACCCAACAACAGAACTGGCAATGATTTATAGGACTCTGAATTCAAACCATGTCATGGTTGGTGTGCATGGGGCAGCCATGACACATTTTCTCTTCATGAGACCTGGCTCTGTGTTGATTCAAGTTATTCCCCTTGGAACTATGTGGGCAGCAGAGACATATTTTGGGGAGCCTGCAAGGAAGTTTGGATTGAAGTATATTGGCTATGAAATAGTTCCTAAAGAGAGCTCACTGTATGATAAATACGATGCAAATGATCCGGTTCTTAGAGACCCAGACAGCGTGAATAAAAAGGGTTGGCAGTACACAAAGGACATCTATCTTGAAGGCCAAAATGTGCGACTAGATTTGAGAAGATTTAGGAAGCGGTTGGTTCGGGCTTATTACTACAATAACATTGCTAAAATGAATGGTCGTGTTCATCTCCAATCACAATATACGTAG